GCCGGTCGAGCAGGTCTTGATAAGGTCGACGCCGAACTTGCGGTTCTTGCGCACCGCCGCGCGCGCCGCCCACGGGCCGTCCGCGACATTCTCGCCGCTCGCTTCGTATTCGGGCGGCAGCAGGTTGTTGTCCGAGCAATGCCCGCCGGTGATTCCGATCGGCGGGCCGGAAACGAACATCCGCGGGCCGACGATGTCGCCTTCCGCGATGGCGTCGCGCAGATCGACATCTCCGAAACTCCCTGCGCCGACGTTGCGCACGGTGGTGAAGCCCGCCATCAGGGTGCGTTCGGCGTTGACCACGCCGGTGATGACCGCGCGCTCGTCGGAAATCGCGAGCCGACGATAGCCGTGCACGTCACTGTCGCTGGTAAGGTGGACGTGCATGTCGATCAGGCCGGGCAGGATCGTCTTGCCCGCGAGGTCAACATAGTCGGCGCCATCTACCTGCGGCGCTGCGCCCGTCGTCACCGAAACGATGACGCCGTCCTCGATCGTGACCACCGGGTCGGCAACCAGTCGCCCGCGTTCGACATCGACCATTGCATCGGCAGTGAGGATCATGGTGTCGGCCAGCACGGCGGCGGGAGCGACCAGAACGGCGGCGGCGAGCGCGATGGTGCGTAGTTTCATGCGAGGTCTCCTGCGAAATCGCAGCAGGCGTATCAGCTTTCGGCGGAACGGCAAATGCCGCCGGCAAGAGGGCTGCTATTCGACCTTGAAGACATAGACCGGGCCGAGATCGACCGCCTGGACGCTCCCTCCGAAGAACAGCGAGAGTTCCGCGCCCCCGGCACCGTAGCTGCGTGGCGCCTTGGTCGTGATCTTCACCAGTTGCCAGGTGTCGCCGATCTTGAACCGGTTGGAGGCGAAGGATTCGAATGGCGGCGCAGTCCCCTGAATGCGCGAGGCGGCGATCGCCTTGCCATCGGCGTTGGCGCTGCTGATGGTGCGCGCAGCGATCGCGACCACCAGGTCATCGCCCTCCTCGATCGCCTGGTTGATAGGCACGGTTGCGGAAAGACCGGTCAATTCGGTGCCATCCTGCGCGACTTCGAACCGGGTTGCCTTCATCATCCAGATTTCGGGTTCGTCGCGATTGGCGTAGCTGCCAGCCGAGCCACCGAACTTCCAGCTGCCCTGGCCGGGATCGTTGATCAGCGTGCCGGTGCCTGCGAGCCCTTCGGGCATCTCGACCTCGGCTGTCTGGACTCGCGCCGCCGCCACCTGCACCGGGCCCTGGTCGGCGATCTTCGCCGCGCCGCTGACCACAATCGCCTGGCCGATCTCGATGATCTGTCGCGTGCGCCCGAACTGCACCGCGACGATCCCGTCCTTGCTGCGCAATTTCTGTTCGGCGGTGGCGGTCACTTCGTACCAGGCCCAATCCTTGCCGATCGAAAGCGTCTGTTCGCCGAAACCCGGGTAGGGCGCGACATTGCGCTGGAAGCGCAGCCGCAGCACGCCGTTCCCGTCGTCGCTGTCGGCCTCGACCGTGCGCGCGTAGAATCCGACGGTCACGGTATCGCCGCGATCGACATCCTCGACCAGTGGAATGTTGGCTCCGGCTGTGTAGATGAACTCGGCGGCACGCGTCACCGCGAAACGCCGCGCTGCGCCCCCGCCGGGAATGCTGTCATCGACAACCGCGCTGGCTTCGAGGTCCGCGCCGTAGCTTTGCCAGTCGATGCGCGATGGATCGTTGACGAGATCGCCCGGCAATTGCGCGTCGAGCGCCGCCAGCGCGTCCTTGTCCTGCGCGATACCCGGTGCGGCGGCAACCGCAGCAATCACCAGAGCGCCCGCTGCCCAGGCCGCCTTCAAGCGCGTGTTCATTCCTCAACCCTCTCCAAAGATTGTTTGCTGCCGTAGCGATCGCCAACTTGTGAGAACGCTAACAGCAAATTTTGCATCGCTCAATCGCCCGGCGCCTTTGGTCAGGCTGCCTTTGCCGGGCAATAGCGCGCGAGGTAATCGCCATGGCCCGGCATGTGCTGGACCAGGAAGCGGATCGATTGCTCCATCTCGTCGATTTCCTTGCGGGTCTTGGCGTTGATGAGCGAATCCGCCATCGGGTTGTGCGCCGCCATGCTGATGCCCTGGCCCATCATGACTGCGGCCCAGCTGGTCTCGGTGAACAGCTCGTCCTCCTCGCGGAAGATCTGGCCGTTTCCTTTGAACACCTCGACCTTCTCGGTCAGCGTATCCGGCACCTGCATTGTCCGCACGTAGTTCCAGAAGTCGGAATCGTCGCGCGAAGTCGCGTTGTAGTGCAGGATCAGGAAGTCGCGAATGCGGGCGTATTCGCGACCGGTCAGGCGGTTGAACGTATCCTGCTGGGCCTGCGTGACCCCTTCGAGCGAAAGCAGCGAAAGCAGCTTGTCGATCCCGGTGTTGATGAGATGGATCGAGGTCGATTCGAGCGGCTCCATGAACCCGGCGGCGAGACCTAGCGCGACCACGTTCCGATTCCAGAATTTCTTGCGCCTCCCGGTGACGAACCGCAGGAAATTGGGGTCGGCCTGCGGCTTGCCCGCGATGTTGCCGACCAGGATGTCGTGCGCCTCGTCGTCCTCCATGAACTCGCTGCAATAGACGTGGCCGTTGCCGTTGCGGTGCTGCAGCGGAACTTGCCATTGCCATCCGGCCCGATGCGCGGTGGCGCGGGTGAAGGGCGGGGGCGGGCTGCCGTCTTCGCGCAGGCAGGGGAGAGCGACCGCGCGGTTGCAGGGCAGCCAGCGGGTCCAGTCCTCGTAGCCGGTTTCCAGCGCCTGTTCGATCAGCAGCCCGCGAAAGCCCGAGCAATCGATGAACAGATCGCCGGCCATGATCGTGCCGTCCTCAAGCTCGACCGAGGCGACGTTGCCGCTTTCACCCTCGAGCTGGACGTCGGCAATGCGCCCTTCGCGGCGGACGACACCGCGCGCCTCGGCGTATTTGCGCAGGAACGCGGCGTAGCGACCGGCGTCGAGATGATAGGCGTAATTGACCGGGGGCAGGTCTTCGCGCTGGTAATCCTGCGTCCGCGCGAACTTGCCGAAATAGGCGGCCATGGTTTCGAGGTTGAAAACCTGGATCGGGCGATTGTCTCCGCCCTTGGCGAGCTTGTGCCAGATATGGTGGAACCCGATCCCGCCGATCGGATAGCCATAGGCCCCGAACGGGTGGATGTAGCTGTCGCCAACCTTGCCCCAGTTTTCGAACTGGATGCCGAGCTTGAACGACCCGCCGACTTCGGCGAGCATTTCGCTCTCGTCGATTTCGAGCAGCTGGTTGAATTCGACGAACGGCGGAATCGTCGCCTCGCCGACGCCGACCGTGCCGATCGCTTCCGATTCGATCAGCGTTATGCCCAACTCGTTGCCGGTCTTGAGCCGCGACAGCGCTGCGGCCGCCATCCAGCCTGCAGTCCCGCCACCGACGATAATTATCTGTTGTATTGTCATCATTTCCTCTGTCCGGCCGCGCCCACACCGGTGCCCGGTCGGGGCGCAGGTGTGACCTCAAGTCCTCGCTCGCGACCATGCAATATGTCGAATATATTGCAAGTCTTGTGAACGCTCACAATCTGCGCTACGCACCGCGATCAATGGACGGCAGATATGTCGCCACGGGGTTTGGGAGGTAAGAATTCACATGAACACCGCTCGTATTGCGCCAGCGCGGCGTCTGATTGCTCTGAGCACCGCTTCGGGTCTGGCGATGTCGGCGATGATCGCCGCACCGGCATTGGCTCAGGATACCGATACCGAGGATACTCCTGAGGAAATTGCGGAGGGTTCGTACGAGGGTGAGATCGTCGTAACCGGCGGCTTCCTCAAATCACTCGAAAACGCGCAGAACATCAAGCGCGATGCCGATACATTCGTGGACGCGGTGACCGCCGAAGACATCGGGGCACTGCCCGATCGTTCGGTCGCCGAAACGCTGCAGCGCATCCCCGGCGTCAATATCGGCCGGTTCGAAAAGACCTCCGACCCCGACCGGTTCTCGGTCGAAGGGACCGGCGTCATCATCCGCGGTCTTCCCTTCGTTCGCTCCGAACTGAACGGTCGCGACATTTTCTCGGCGACGGGCGGGCGCGTGCTCAGCTTCAACGACGTGTCCCCCGAACTGCTCGGCCGGGTCGAAGTGTTCAAGAACGTGACGGCCGACATGGTCGAAGGCGGCATTGCCGGCACCGTGAACCTCGTCACCCGCAAGCCGCTCGACAGTCCGGGCACGCGGATCGCCGGAACGATAGAAGCCAATGTCGGCGATCTTGCCGAGGAATGGTCGCCGGGCTTCTCGATCCTGGGTTCGACCACCTTCGAAAGCGATACTGCGGGTTCGCTCGGCGTGCAGCTCGGTTACGCACGGTCGGAACTGGTGAGCCGGACCGACGCTTCGCAAGTGGCAGACCCCTGCTACCGCGCTCCGTCGCTCGACGGTGCCTGTTTGCGGGCGCTGCAGGTCGCCGACGGCGGGTTTACCGGGGTCCAGAATTTCGATGCGTCCAACTTCCCGCCTGCGGGCGCGGTTGTCGTACCGAAGGGCGCGGGCGTGCGGACCACCGATCTCGAACGCGACCGCGAGGCGTGGTCGGCGGTGCTGCAATACGAAAGCCCCAATCGCGATCTGCTGCTGACGTTCGAGTGGCTGCGCGCCGAAACCTCGTTCTTCACCGATGAATCGGCGATCATTTCGCAGGTCAACGATGAAAACCTCTTCCCGGTGACCGCCGCCGGAAGCACGTGGGAATTCGACGCCAACGGCGTGTTCCAGCGCGGCGTGCTGTCGCAGCGCATCGGCGATGCCTATGCCAACCCGTTCGGCCGCGGCGGCATCCCGCTCGAAACCCTGCGGTTCCAGCGCGAGACCGAAGCCACCACCGAAGATTTCTCGTTCGACCTGGAGTGGAACGTCACCGACCGCCTGCGGCTCAATTTCGAAGCGCAGTCGATTAAGTCCGACCTGCGCCGCGATTCGATCATCGGCGCGATGAACGGCTGGGCCAATGTCAGCCTGGATCTCAGCGGCGAGACGCCGCAGGTCGAGTTCCTCGCACCACCGGGCGCGCCCAGCGATTATTTCTCGTCTGGCGCAAACACCTATTACTGGTTCCTGCTCGACAGTCTCGAGAGCAATGACGGCGAGCTCGACAGCTATCGCCTGGATGCCGATTACGACATCAGCGACACCGGCTTCTTCCGCAGCGCGCGGTTCGGCGTCCGCTGGTCGGATCGTGAGCGGGTCACCCGCGACACCAACTTCAGCACCTGGGGCAACCTTTCGGCGCCGTGGGCCGGCCGTGCGGGCTGCGCCCCGTGGAACGCCGGGCCGGGATGTGCAGCAACCGGCGGTTTCCAGCCGGGCCGGTTCTTCACCGGCCTGCCGGGTCAGGAATTCGCCATCGCCGGCGGCGCCTATGTCGACGAATTCCCAGGCTTCTCGCAGTTCCGCAATCCGTTCGGCGATAGCTTCCAGCGCGGCAATGCGCCGGTTCCGCTGCCCGGTGGCGCTGCCTTCTTCTACGGCAGCGACAACCTGCTCGACGATTACCTTGCCGGCACTACCATCGCGCAAGCCCGCGAGCTGAACCGGTTTTCGCAAACGCCGAACCCGTTCTTCGGCTATCAGGGGCGCTCTTTCACCGATCCGGTAACCGGCACAACTACGCAGTGCGATCCGTTCTGCCCGTCCGAAATCTCGGACGTGACCGAGAAGACCAAGGCCGCCTATGGCCGCATCGACTTCGGCCATGATTTCGACAACGGCATGGCCCTCGAAGGCAATTTTGGCCTGCGCTACGTCGAAACGACGGTGCAGACCGATGGCCTGCTCGGCTTCCCGACGCCGCAGTTCATCGACGATGGGCCGCAGGGCAATGGCGACGGCGTGCTGACCGTGGCCGAATTGCAGGCAGCGTGCGGCGTTCCCGCTCCGGGCATCACGCGCGGCTATTGCGACCTGTCGCCCGCCCGCCAAGCCGAGTTCGTCTCGGCCATCACCGGCGACCGTCTGGATACGAGCGGCGAGATCACGTTCGATCACTGGCTGCCGAGCTTCAATGCGAAGCTGGATATCGGCAACGGAATGCTGTTCCGCGCTGCCGTTTCGAAAGGCATCACGCGCCCTGACCTGGAATTGTTCCGCACGAGCGGTGCAATCGGAGACAATACCAATGCGCTGCTGTCGGGCGGGACGCTAGCAACCGGACCGCTGTTCGCGATCAACACCGGTAATCTCGGACTGCGTCCGGTCGAATCGTGGAATTACGATCTGTCGGTCGAGTGGTACTTCGACGATGTCGGTTCGCTGACGCTTTCGGGCTTCGTGAAGGATATCGAGGGCATCGTGAACACCTCGCTTCCCCTCGCCACGATCACCGGGGAGGCCGGAACCACAGCGGAAGTGGAGATCCGTCAGCCCGACAACAATTCCGGCGGAACGCTCAAGGGGTTCGAGGTCGGATACCAGCAGACCTACGACTTCCTGCCGGCCCCGCTCGATGGACTGGGCTTCGCCGGGACGTACACCTATGTCGATGGCGGGGCGTTCACCAACGCGAACCTCGACGTGAACCAGGGTCTGTTCTCGTCGCTGCAACCGCTTGCCGGGATTTCCGAACACACGGTCAATGCGACGATCTTCTACGAGAAGGGCCCGCTGTCGATGCGCGCCGCGTACAACTGGCGGTCGGAATTCCTGATCACCCCGCGCGACGACATCTTCCCGTATTCGCCGATCTGGCAGGAAGATTCTGGACAACTCGACGCATCGATCTTCTTCTCGGTGACCGACTTCCTCAAGCTCGGGGTGCAGGGCGTAAACCTGCTCGACGAAGTGACGGTAACCTCGCAGGTGATCGACTTCGACGGGACGCGCATCACCCGTTCGGCGTTCCGCAACGACCGCCGATTTACCTTCCTCGCTCGCTTCGACTTCTAGGAGTCTGGAACCGGCGAACGAGTGCGGGAGGGGGCTCTGCTGGGGGGCAGGGCTCCCTCTCTTGCAAGACAAGGGGCAACGACACGGCGACGGGAGAAGGCAGATGCGACGCTGCATGATTTCTGCGACCATGGCCTCGCTGGTGGCGATGGCGGCATGCAATGGCGAGGCCGTTGCCGAACCCGAGATCGTGGCACCGATCGATGCCCGGCCATGGCAATTGGTGTGGAACGATGAATTCGATGGCACCGCGCTCGATCGCAGCAAATGGGCGCCGGAAATTTCATGCTGGGGCGGCGGCAACGACGAGCGGCAGTGCTATACCGACCGGCCGGAAAACATCGCGGTAAAGGATGGATACCTGCTCTTGAAGGCCCGCAGGGAGCGCTTCACCGGCCCGGCCCGTCCGCCCGAGATCGCCGCCGAACCCAATCCGCAGATCACCCGCGAATACACATCCGGCAAGATCCGTACACGCGGACTGCACGCCTGGACATATGGTCGCATCGAAGTCAGGGCCCAGGTCCCGGCGGGTCAGGGCATGTGGCCGGCGGTGTGGATGATGCCTGCCGAAGACCATTATGGCAGCTGGCCGCTGTCGGGCGAAATCGACATCCTCGAAGCGGTCAATATCGGCGCAGAATGCGAGGAATGCGAAGGCACAATCGGCGAAAACCGCACGGTGAGTGCACTGCACTTCGGGGATGCCTGGCCGCGAAACAGCCATGTCGACCGCAAGACGCCCTTGCCCGATCGCGCGTTGCCGTCCGACGCATTTCACGTCTACTCGGTCGAATGGGGTAAGGGCCTGATCCGGTTTCTGGTCGACGACCGGGTGCACTTCACCATCCCGCGCGAGCAGTGGTTCACCGGGTCGCCCAAGGCGAAGGGAAACCCCGATGCGCCGTTCGACCGTCCGTTCTACCTGATGGCCAATCTTGCGGTTGGCGGGAAGTGGCCCGAGGAAAGCAATGAAAAGGGGGTTGCGACTTCGTCCGTTCCCAACCAGTTCACGATCGACTGGATTCGCGTCTATCAGTGCAGCAATGATCCGGAGACCGGTCGGGAATGCATGAGGTGACCGCGACAGGGGCGGTGGAATTATGGCCAGACGTCGAAACAGGGTAACCATCCGCGAGGTTGCGGACGATGCAGGCGTCTCGCTGCAAACCGTCAGTCGCGTCATCAACGATGAGCCGAATGTGCGCCCGCAAATGCGCGACCGGGTGCAGGCCTCGATCGACCGGCTCGGCTATGTCCCCTCGCTCGCCGCCCAGCGGATGAGCGGATCGCGCTCCTACATCATCCTTGCAATCAACGACCGCGAACGCACGCTGGCCGATTGGCGCGAGCGGCAGGGCACCGACTGGGTCGACCAGATGCTGCTCGGCGGCATGCTGACCTGTTCGAAACACGGCTATCGCATGATGGTGGAGCTGGTCGACACCCACAGCGACCATGTCGAACGCGAGCTGGGCGCTGCCATCGCTGCGCTCCAACCCGACGGGGTGATCCTGACCCCGCCGCATTCCGAGAACCTGCAGATCACCCGGCTGCTGGCCAGTCGCGGGATTCCGTTCGCGCGGATCGGATCGACCGAGGAAGGGCCGGGCATCCGCCTGACGATGGGCGACGAAGCGGCGGCCTACACGGCGACAGTGCGGCTGATCGAACTCGGTCACCGCCATATCGGCATGATTGCCGGGCCGCGCGAATACAGCCTCAGCGGATGGCGCATCGCGGGGTGGAAGCGCGCGCTGACCGAACACGGCCTCAATGCCGAGGGGCTGAGCGAGCGCGGCGATTTCGGCTACGAATCGGGGACCCAGGCCACCCGCGCGCTGCTCGATCGCGACCCCGAATTGACCGCGATTATCGGCAGCAGCGACCAGATGACCCTGGCCGCGCTCGAAGTGGCGCGCGACCGCGGATTGCACGTGCCGCGCGACCTGTCGCTGATCTCGTTCGACAACACGCCGATCGTGCGCTTCTCGCAGCCGCCGCTGACCGCGATCGACCAGCCGATTGCCGAAACCGTGTCGACTGCGGTCGAACAGCTCATCGGATCCGACAAGTCGGCGGGACCGAGCAAGGTGATCGATGTCGAGGCGCAACTGGTCGAACGCGCGTCGACCGGCCCGGCCCCGAGAACGCATTGACCCCGGCCGGGCCGTCCGCCGCACGGCAGCCAATCTGGTTCATGACGCTGCTGGCGCTCGCTGCCGGGGGCGGCTCGATCGCCTATGTGCCGCTGCTCACGGTCCTGTTGCCGCTCAAGATCACCGCGCTGATGGGTACCGAGGATGTCGCGGCTCTCGCCCGCGTCACGTTCTACGGCGCGATCATCGCCAGCCTCGCCAACATCGCATTCGGGATGTTGAGCGATCGCAGCGGCACCCGCTGGCCGTGGATCGTCGCCGGTCTCGTCATTTCCAGCGCGCTGCTGATCGCGATCGGGCGGGCGGAACACCTCGCAGAGCTGATCGTGCTCGTGATGGCATGGCAGGTCGGGCTGAACATGATGCTGGGGCCGCTGTTTGCGTGGGCGGGCGACTGCGTACCCGACAGCCAGAAGGGAACGCTTGGCGGGCTGCTGGCGATGGCCCCGGCGATGGGGGCGCTGGCCGGCTCGTTCGTCACGTTCGAAAATCTGGTCGGCGTGGAATTCCGGCTGGAGACGGTCGCAATCCTTGTCGCGCTGCTGGTGCTGCCGGTGGTCATCTTCGGTCGACGTCAGACACGCCCCGAATTGCTCGTTCCCGCCGCCTCGGGCGACGACGCCGAAGCTGTCAGGGCTGGGGCGCGGTCCATGGTCGCGCGGATGTGGCTCGCGCGGTTCCTGGTCCAGATCGCCGAGGCAGGCCTGTTCGCCTTCCTGCTGTTCTGGCTGCGATCGATCGCTGCGAATTTCCACGAGAATACCGCCGCCAACATCTTCAGCGCGGTGCTGGTCGTCTCGGTGCCGATCTCGCTGATGCTGGGGCGCTGGTCGGACCGGGCGGGAAGACCACTGGCACCGCTGGTGATGGCGGCGACGGCCTCGGCGAGCGGGCTGGCCATCATGGCGGTAGCGCAAGGGCTGGAGCTGGCGATCGTCGGGTATGTGCTGTTCGGCATCGCGGCGACGATCTTTCTGTCGCTGCACACCGCGCAGACCCTGCGCGTCCTGCCCAAACCGCAGCATCGCGGGCGCGATCTCGGCATATTCAACCTCACCAACACCGTGCCGTCGCTGGTGATGCCGTGGCTTACGTTGACGTTGGTGCCGTCCTTCGGGTTCGCGGCCCTGTTCGCGCTTTTCGCCTCGCTCGCCGCGCTTGCCGCCGGATTGCTCGCAAGCACGCCGAAACGTCCGTGAGGCCCTTGATTTGTACCGATCCTCGTGCAATCAATCGCAATATTGAGAACGTTCTCAAAAGTTCGTTCTCGCCTTTGGGAGGGGCTACGAGGAATGCTCAAGAGTGCGCGGCTGTTTGCGGCTGGGGTTTGCCTGGCGGGGTTGCTTTCCGGATGCGCGGGCGCGCCTGTCGAAACCGCCAATACGGTCGCCCCGCAAGCGCTCGGCGAGACGCAGGAATCCGGGCTCGTAGCCGACCTGATTTCGCGCATGAGCCTGGAGCGCAAGATTGCGCAGCTGATCCAGCCGCAGATCAATTCGGTCACGCCCGAAGAGATGCGCCAGTACCGCTGGGGGAGCTATCTCAACGGCGGCAATGGCGGCCCCTATGGCGACGAATTCGCGCCTGCTTCGGAATGGCTGCGGCTCGCCGATGAAATGTGGGAGGCGTCGACCGCACCGCTT
The Erythrobacter sp. JK5 DNA segment above includes these coding regions:
- a CDS encoding MFS transporter, with the protein product MTLLALAAGGGSIAYVPLLTVLLPLKITALMGTEDVAALARVTFYGAIIASLANIAFGMLSDRSGTRWPWIVAGLVISSALLIAIGRAEHLAELIVLVMAWQVGLNMMLGPLFAWAGDCVPDSQKGTLGGLLAMAPAMGALAGSFVTFENLVGVEFRLETVAILVALLVLPVVIFGRRQTRPELLVPAASGDDAEAVRAGARSMVARMWLARFLVQIAEAGLFAFLLFWLRSIAANFHENTAANIFSAVLVVSVPISLMLGRWSDRAGRPLAPLVMAATASASGLAIMAVAQGLELAIVGYVLFGIAATIFLSLHTAQTLRVLPKPQHRGRDLGIFNLTNTVPSLVMPWLTLTLVPSFGFAALFALFASLAALAAGLLASTPKRP
- a CDS encoding TonB-dependent receptor; its protein translation is MNTARIAPARRLIALSTASGLAMSAMIAAPALAQDTDTEDTPEEIAEGSYEGEIVVTGGFLKSLENAQNIKRDADTFVDAVTAEDIGALPDRSVAETLQRIPGVNIGRFEKTSDPDRFSVEGTGVIIRGLPFVRSELNGRDIFSATGGRVLSFNDVSPELLGRVEVFKNVTADMVEGGIAGTVNLVTRKPLDSPGTRIAGTIEANVGDLAEEWSPGFSILGSTTFESDTAGSLGVQLGYARSELVSRTDASQVADPCYRAPSLDGACLRALQVADGGFTGVQNFDASNFPPAGAVVVPKGAGVRTTDLERDREAWSAVLQYESPNRDLLLTFEWLRAETSFFTDESAIISQVNDENLFPVTAAGSTWEFDANGVFQRGVLSQRIGDAYANPFGRGGIPLETLRFQRETEATTEDFSFDLEWNVTDRLRLNFEAQSIKSDLRRDSIIGAMNGWANVSLDLSGETPQVEFLAPPGAPSDYFSSGANTYYWFLLDSLESNDGELDSYRLDADYDISDTGFFRSARFGVRWSDRERVTRDTNFSTWGNLSAPWAGRAGCAPWNAGPGCAATGGFQPGRFFTGLPGQEFAIAGGAYVDEFPGFSQFRNPFGDSFQRGNAPVPLPGGAAFFYGSDNLLDDYLAGTTIAQARELNRFSQTPNPFFGYQGRSFTDPVTGTTTQCDPFCPSEISDVTEKTKAAYGRIDFGHDFDNGMALEGNFGLRYVETTVQTDGLLGFPTPQFIDDGPQGNGDGVLTVAELQAACGVPAPGITRGYCDLSPARQAEFVSAITGDRLDTSGEITFDHWLPSFNAKLDIGNGMLFRAAVSKGITRPDLELFRTSGAIGDNTNALLSGGTLATGPLFAINTGNLGLRPVESWNYDLSVEWYFDDVGSLTLSGFVKDIEGIVNTSLPLATITGEAGTTAEVEIRQPDNNSGGTLKGFEVGYQQTYDFLPAPLDGLGFAGTYTYVDGGAFTNANLDVNQGLFSSLQPLAGISEHTVNATIFYEKGPLSMRAAYNWRSEFLITPRDDIFPYSPIWQEDSGQLDASIFFSVTDFLKLGVQGVNLLDEVTVTSQVIDFDGTRITRSAFRNDRRFTFLARFDF
- a CDS encoding glycoside hydrolase family 16 protein, coding for MISATMASLVAMAACNGEAVAEPEIVAPIDARPWQLVWNDEFDGTALDRSKWAPEISCWGGGNDERQCYTDRPENIAVKDGYLLLKARRERFTGPARPPEIAAEPNPQITREYTSGKIRTRGLHAWTYGRIEVRAQVPAGQGMWPAVWMMPAEDHYGSWPLSGEIDILEAVNIGAECEECEGTIGENRTVSALHFGDAWPRNSHVDRKTPLPDRALPSDAFHVYSVEWGKGLIRFLVDDRVHFTIPREQWFTGSPKAKGNPDAPFDRPFYLMANLAVGGKWPEESNEKGVATSSVPNQFTIDWIRVYQCSNDPETGRECMR
- a CDS encoding LacI family DNA-binding transcriptional regulator; this encodes MARRRNRVTIREVADDAGVSLQTVSRVINDEPNVRPQMRDRVQASIDRLGYVPSLAAQRMSGSRSYIILAINDRERTLADWRERQGTDWVDQMLLGGMLTCSKHGYRMMVELVDTHSDHVERELGAAIAALQPDGVILTPPHSENLQITRLLASRGIPFARIGSTEEGPGIRLTMGDEAAAYTATVRLIELGHRHIGMIAGPREYSLSGWRIAGWKRALTEHGLNAEGLSERGDFGYESGTQATRALLDRDPELTAIIGSSDQMTLAALEVARDRGLHVPRDLSLISFDNTPIVRFSQPPLTAIDQPIAETVSTAVEQLIGSDKSAGPSKVIDVEAQLVERASTGPAPRTH
- a CDS encoding tryptophan halogenase family protein; translation: MTIQQIIIVGGGTAGWMAAAALSRLKTGNELGITLIESEAIGTVGVGEATIPPFVEFNQLLEIDESEMLAEVGGSFKLGIQFENWGKVGDSYIHPFGAYGYPIGGIGFHHIWHKLAKGGDNRPIQVFNLETMAAYFGKFARTQDYQREDLPPVNYAYHLDAGRYAAFLRKYAEARGVVRREGRIADVQLEGESGNVASVELEDGTIMAGDLFIDCSGFRGLLIEQALETGYEDWTRWLPCNRAVALPCLREDGSPPPPFTRATAHRAGWQWQVPLQHRNGNGHVYCSEFMEDDEAHDILVGNIAGKPQADPNFLRFVTGRRKKFWNRNVVALGLAAGFMEPLESTSIHLINTGIDKLLSLLSLEGVTQAQQDTFNRLTGREYARIRDFLILHYNATSRDDSDFWNYVRTMQVPDTLTEKVEVFKGNGQIFREEDELFTETSWAAVMMGQGISMAAHNPMADSLINAKTRKEIDEMEQSIRFLVQHMPGHGDYLARYCPAKAA